A region from the Carassius carassius chromosome 33, fCarCar2.1, whole genome shotgun sequence genome encodes:
- the LOC132113540 gene encoding protocadherin-11 X-linked-like isoform X2, which translates to MDLASEAHVLVVLLTCLFLMCQAQEKDYTIKEEQPENVRIGNLRKDLNLNLDPDIKLSSALQFKPVYKTGDVPLVKVEASTGEIFTTANRIDREKLCSRVFNDKRCFYEIEVAVLPDEIFRLVKIRFLIEDINDNAPLFQSTVINISIPENTAINSRYPVPSAFDPDIGINGIQHYELVKSVSEFGLDIIETPEGDKWPQLIVQQSLDREMKDTFVMKIKVEDGGTPPKSSTAILQVTVSDVNDNRPVFKDSEVEVNVPENAPMGTSVTHLHATDADLGSNAQIHFSFSNQISPSTKQHFAIDSTNGLITVKQPLDREFNPVHKLIVLASDGSSTPSRATVIVNVTDTNDNVPSIDTRYIMNLVNGTVLLSENAPLNTKIALITVMDRDSDLNGKVTCYTDHDVPFRLKPVFNDQFLLETAAPLDYETTREYAIRIVASDSGKPALNTSAMVLIKIKDENDNVPVFPQPEIQLSIPENNDPGTQLIKISATDADSGSNALIIYSLGPDAPDGFNINLRSGILSVVKRLDREKQEKYSFTVIARDNGSTPLQSNVTVKLIVQDQNDNSPAFTHPEYNFYVPENLPLYGTVGLITVTDADAGDNAVVTLSIINGKDNFIIDPKTGVIKPNITFDREQQSSYTFVVKAVDAGQTQTTSYAKVTINVVDVNDNRPVFVIPSSNYSYDLVPSTTSPGSVVTRVFAIDNDTGMNAELQYSIIGGSPRGLFAIDKMTGNITLQEKIIASDQGLHRLVVKVKDLGQPESLHAIALVHLFVNDTVSNSTFIQEQLRKSLETPLERNIGDYDVTPQTNGYVIVVIAIIAGTMTVILVIFVTALVRCRQTPRHKVVQKSKQSGEWVSPNQEGRQIKKKKKKKKRSPKSLLLNFVTIDEAKTDDPTHEHINGTLDLPVELEEQTMGKYNWATTPTTFKPDSPDLAKHYKSAFPQPTFQIKPETPVAPKKHHVIQELPLDNTFVVGCDTLSKCSSSSSDPYSVSECSCQGGFKAPGQIHTRQETALKPPLYGTLCGTGTARSHRIKINL; encoded by the exons ATGGACTTGGCAAGTGAGGCCCATGTTCTGGTGGTTTTACTCACCTGCCTGTTCTTGATGTGCCAGGCTCAAGAGAAGGACTACACCATAAAAGAGGAACAGCCGGAGAATGTGCGCATCGGAAACCTGCGCAAAGACCTCAACTTGAACCTTGATCCAGACATTAAACTGTCTTCTGCGCTGCAGTTTAAACCTGTCTACAAGACGGGTGATGTGCCTTTGGTTAAAGTAGAGGCAAGCACGGGAGAGATCTTTACCACAGCCAACCGCATCGACCGTGAGAAACTCTGTTCCAGAGTCTTCAATGATAAGCGCTGCTTTTACGAGATCGAGGTCGCCGTGCTACCAGACGAGATTTTCCGACTGGTCAAGATACGTTTTCTCATCGAAGACATCAACGACAATGCCCCGCTCTTTCAATCAACTGTTATCAACATATCCATTCCAGAAAACACAGCCATCAAcagccgctaccctgtcccttcCGCATTTGACCCTGATATAGGGATCAATGGGATTCAACACTACGAGCTTGTCAAG agTGTAAGTGAATTTGGTCTGGACATCATTGAGACGCCTGAAGGAGACAAATGGCCCCAACTCATAGTCCAACAGAGCCTCGATCGGGAGATGAAGGACACCTTTGTGATGAAAATTAAAGTAGAGGATGGTGGCACCCCTCCAAAGTCCAGCACAGCTATTCTGCAGGTCACCGTCTCAGATGTGAATGACAATCGGCCAGTGTTCAAGGACAGCGAGGTGGAGGTAAACGTTCCTGAGAATGCCCCAATGGGAACATCTGTCACTCACCTTCATGCCACAGATGCTGATCTGGGATCCAATGCTCAGATTCACTTCTCCTTCAGCAACCAAATATCCCCTTCCACCAAACAACATTTTGCTATTGACAGCACAAATGGACTGATTACTGTCAAGCAGCCATTGGACAGGGAATTCAACCCGGTGCACAAGCTTATAGTGCTGGCCAGTGACGGTAGCTCTACCCCTTCAAGGGCTACAGTGATAGTCAATGTAACAGACACTAATGACAACGTCCCCTCTATAGACACCCGTTATATAATGAATCTTGTAAATGGCACTGTGCTGTTGTCTGAAAATGCCCCCCTTAACACAAAAATAGCTCTAATTACTGTGATGGACAGAGATTCAGATCTGAATGGCAAAGTGACTTGTTACACTGATCATGATGTACCTTTTAGACTGAAGCCAGTCTTCAATGACCAGTTTTTGCTTGAAACTGCTGCTCCTTTAGATTATGAGACCACTCGAGAGTATGCAATTAGGATAGTTGCATCTGACTCTGGGAAACCTGCTTTGAACACTTCGGCAATGGTTCTGATTAAAATAAAGGATGAGAATGACAATGTCCCAGTTTTCCCTCAGCCTGAAATCCAGCTGTCCATTCCGGAAAACAATGACCCGGGCACACAGTTGATAAAAATCAGTGCAACAGATGCAGATAGCGGTTCTAATGCCCTTATTATTTACAGTCTTGGCCCAGATGCTCCTGATGGATTTAACATAAATCTCCGATCTGGAATCCTTTCTGTTGTCAAAAGGCTGGATAGGGAGAAGCAGGAGAAGTATTCATTCACAGTCATTGCCAGGGATAATGGTTCTACCCCTCTCCAAAGCAATGTCACAGTGAAGCTAATAGTCCAAGACCAAAATGACAACAGTCCAGCCTTTACCCATCCCGAGTACAACTTCTATGTGCCTGAGAACCTGCCTTTATATGGGACAGTGGGTTTGATCACTGTCACTGATGCAGATGCTGGCGACAATGCAGTCGTCACTCTCTCGATCATAAATGGGAAGGACAATTTCATCATCGACCCCAAAACCGGGGTGATCAAACCAAACATTACCTTTGACAGGGAGCAACAAAGTTCCTACACGTTTGTTGTCAAGGCTGTTGATGCAGGTCAAACGCAAACCACCTCCTATGCCAAGGTCACCATAAATGTTGTTGATGTGAATGACAATCGACCAGTGTTTGTCATTCCCTCCTCAAACTACTCCTATGATCTAGTACCTTCAACCACCAGCCCTGGATCAGTGGTGACCAGAGTATTTGCCATTGACAATGACACTGGGATGAATGCTGAGTTGCAGTACAGTATTATTGGAGGGTCACCGAGAGGATTGTTTGCCATTGACAAAATGACAGGTAACATTACTCTGCAGGAGAAGATTATAGCTTCAGATCAAGGTCTCCACAGGCTGGTGGTAAAGGTAAAAGACTTGGGACAGCCTGAGTCCTTACATGCAATCGCCCTTGTCCATTTGTTTGTCAATGATACTGTCTCCAATTCCACATTCATCCAGGAGCAACTTCGCAAGAGTTTGGAGACTCCTTTGGAGCGGAACATTGGGGACTACGACGTGACACCCCAGACAAATGGCTACGTAATTGTTGTTATTGCCATAATAGCTGGAACTATGACCGTTATCTTGGTGATCTTTGTGACTGCTTTGGTACGTTGTCGACAGACACCTAGACACAAAGTTGTCCAGAAGAGTAAACAGAGTGGCGAGTGGGTATCACCCAACCAGGAGGGTCGgcagattaaaaagaaaaagaagaagaagaagaggtcaccaaaaagtttgctgctgaaTTTCGTAACCATTGATGAAGCCAAGACCGATGACCCTACTCACGAGCACATCAATGGCACCTTAGACCTCCCTGTTGAACTTGAGGAGCAGACAATGGGAAAGTATAACTGGGCTACCACACCAACTACCTTCAAACCCGACAGTCCTGACTTAGCCAAGCACTACAAATCTGCTTTCCCTCAGCCAACATTTCAGATCAAACCAGAGACCCCTGTGGCTCCCAAAAAGCATCATGTCATTCAGGAACTCCCGCTGGACAACACATTCGTGGTGGGCTGTGACACACTCTCCAAGTGTTCCTCGAGCAGCTCCGACCCCTACAGCGTTTCAGAGTGCAGCTGTCAAGGGGGCTTCAAAGCACCTGGACAAATCCACACCAGACAG GAGACGGCACTGAAACCACCACTCTATGGCACACTCTGTGGCACAGGTACAGCTCGCTCCCACAGGATAAAAATCAATCTCTAG